A DNA window from Drosophila pseudoobscura strain MV-25-SWS-2005 chromosome 2, UCI_Dpse_MV25, whole genome shotgun sequence contains the following coding sequences:
- the eIF4H2 gene encoding uncharacterized protein DDB_G0287625 → MANRSFDSGKNPRDREYDREFNRDYNRDNDRGGNARGNYRGMNRDNNRGGRDNRDNNRDDRNRQDRGGCRDSRDFRNNDRDRDRDRNGDRDRNRDRNSQKPLPTEPPFSAYVGNLPQGLVQGDVMKIFSDFQVKNVRLIKDRETDEFKGYGYVEFETVEQLERAIACNGRIKLDNFSAPLRIDIADHRRHTAEGGLGRGGGGGGGGGGGPGHGQSGSRNYYQRRNYRRDDSVGSHQIVRPIAATNSPGQQPFSHSSPTQSSISLRNAQRVGDNSNTSNNNRSIGYGREGGNRYQREDNRQRSRNNSIGFLEPRQSASSIQSRNRNFNRWSNNGNNEGGGGGGGGGRSPDRQRYNSCSNASGSSNVNGSGNYTNFVQNRNRDRRGHYNPNGGGNGSLRGNSPGSTSVRSANRIDDDNRPKLLLKPRTVTDPINALANTEQASKIFGKAKPRPDQTTPTCSPRQEPNGAPSSD, encoded by the exons ATGGCCAATCGATCCTTCGACAGTGGCAAAAACCCCCGGGACCGCGAGTACGACAGAGAGTTCAATCGCGACTACAACCGCGACAACGATCGTGGCGGCAATGCTCGTGGCAATTATCGTGGCATGAATCGAGACAACAATCGCGGAGGTCGCGACAATCGGGACAACAATCGAGACGACCGGAACCGACAGGACCGAGGCGGTTGTCGCGACTCTCGTGACTTCCGCAATAACGACCGCGACCGTGATCGTGACCGTAACGGTGATCGTGATCGCAACCGTGATCGCAACAGCCAGAAGCCGCTGCCCACAGAGCCGCCGTTCAGCGCCTACGTGGGCAACCTGCCCCAGGGCCTCGTCCAGGGCGATGTGATGAAGATATTCTCGGACTTTCAGGTGAAGAACGTGCGCCTGATCAAGGACCGCGAGACGGACGAGTTCAAGGGCTATGGCTACGTGGAGTTCGAGACGGTGGAGCAGCTGGAGCGCGCCATCGCCTGCAACGGGCGCATCAAGCTGGACAACTTCTCCGCTCCGCTGCGCATCGACATAGCCGACCATCGCCGCCACACGGCCGAAGGAGGCTTGGGacgcggaggaggaggcggaggcggcggcggaggaggaccAGGACATGGCCAGTCGGGGAGCCGCAACTACTACCAGAGGCGCAACTATCGGCGCGACGACAGCGTCGGCTCCCACCAGATCGTGCGCCCCATCGCAGCCACCAACAGCCCTGGGCAGCAGCCCTTCTCCCACAGCAGCCCCACCCAGAGCTCCATATCGCTGCGAAATGCCCAACGGGTCGgagacaacagcaacaccagcaacaacaaccgctCCATTGGCTACGGTCGGGAGGGGGGGAACCGCTACCAGAGGGAGGACAATCGGCAGCGCAGTCGAAACAACAGCATCGGCTTCCTCGAGCCCCGACAGTCCGCGAGCAGCATCCAGTCGCGCAACCGCAACTTCAATCG TTGgagcaacaacggcaacaacgaaggaggtggcggtggcggcggcggaggacGCTCGCCGGATCGTCAGCGGTacaacagctgcagcaacgccagcggcagcagcaacgtcaATGGAAGCGGAAACTATACTAATTTTGTGCAGAATCGCAATCGCGACCGTCGGGGCCACTACAACCCCAACGGCGGAGGCAACGGCAGCCTCCGCGGCAACAGCCCGGGCTCCACGTCCGTCCGCTCCGCCAACCGCATTGACGACGACAACCGCCcgaagctgctgctgaagcCCCGCACTGTAACGGACCCCATCAACGCCCTGGCCAACACCGAGCAGGCCTCGAAGATCTTTGGCAAGGCCAAGCCGCGTCCCGACCAGACCACGCCCACATGCTCGCCCCGCCAGGAGCCGAATGGCGCCCCCAGCAGCGACTAA